In Actinacidiphila yeochonensis CN732, a genomic segment contains:
- a CDS encoding TetR/AcrR family transcriptional regulator, with product MAEKRAERADAVRNRRAVLSAAEQLLAEGGGDHVSLDRVAALAGVGKGTVFRRFGSRAGLLEALLEERSRQLRDAVTSGPPPLGPGAPAAERLPAFLDGLGAIAEGNAALLSAHGQACAEGKYDDPSYQFWHRHLSGLFAEGRSDLDADFVAHAVLAVFDGDLIRHTTPPDDPRRFTRSVQQTAMALLRGD from the coding sequence ATGGCCGAAAAGCGCGCCGAACGCGCCGACGCTGTCCGCAACCGTCGCGCGGTGCTCAGCGCGGCCGAGCAGCTCCTGGCCGAGGGCGGCGGGGACCACGTGTCGCTGGATCGTGTCGCCGCGCTCGCCGGGGTCGGCAAGGGAACGGTGTTCCGCCGCTTCGGCAGCCGCGCCGGACTGCTGGAGGCACTGCTGGAGGAGCGGTCCCGGCAGTTGCGCGACGCGGTCACGAGCGGACCCCCTCCCCTGGGGCCGGGGGCGCCCGCCGCCGAGCGACTGCCGGCGTTCCTCGACGGGCTCGGCGCGATCGCCGAGGGGAACGCCGCCCTGCTGTCCGCGCACGGACAGGCCTGCGCCGAGGGCAAGTACGACGATCCCAGCTACCAGTTCTGGCACCGCCACCTCAGCGGCCTGTTCGCCGAGGGACGTTCCGACCTCGACGCCGACTTCGTGGCGCACGCCGTACTCGCCGTCTTCGACGGTGACCTGATCCGCCACACCACTCCGCCCGACGACCCCCGCCGCTTCACCCGTTCCGTCCAGCAGACGGCCATGGCGCTGCTCCGGGGTGACTGA
- a CDS encoding GNAT family N-acetyltransferase: MPELQPLRAEHAAPVLAFEVANRAYFAATISDRGDAYFDRFAEQYRSLLAEQEAGLGAFHVLVAEDGSVVGRFNLGFVADGIAELGYRVAQKVTGRGVATATVRELCGLAAARHGLRTLMAAAALANTASQRVLLKAGFVPIGPADPTSLGGRQGTWYQRDLVLPPMDGA; the protein is encoded by the coding sequence ATGCCCGAGTTGCAGCCCCTGCGCGCTGAACACGCCGCGCCGGTCCTGGCCTTCGAGGTGGCGAACCGCGCCTACTTCGCCGCCACCATCTCCGACCGGGGTGACGCCTACTTCGACCGGTTCGCCGAGCAGTACCGCTCCCTGCTGGCCGAACAGGAGGCCGGCCTCGGCGCCTTCCACGTACTCGTCGCCGAGGACGGCTCGGTCGTCGGCCGGTTCAACCTCGGCTTCGTCGCGGACGGCATCGCCGAACTCGGCTACCGGGTGGCCCAGAAGGTCACGGGCCGAGGTGTGGCGACCGCCACGGTGCGGGAGTTGTGTGGCCTGGCAGCGGCGCGGCACGGGCTCCGCACGCTCATGGCAGCCGCCGCCCTCGCGAACACCGCCTCCCAACGGGTGCTGCTCAAAGCCGGGTTCGTCCCGATCGGCCCGGCCGACCCCACCTCCCTCGGCGGCAGACAGGGCACCTGGTACCAGCGCGACCTGGTGCTCCCGCCGATGGACGGGGCGTGA
- a CDS encoding zinc-binding dehydrogenase: MRALVVDPGVPGSLRLGTAAEPRPAPDQLVLDVRHISLNRGEVAFAGQRPAGTVHGYDAAGVVVRAATDGSGPPVGARVAAFGAGAWAQRMAVDTTAVAEVPARVALSDAAALPMAGVTALRTLRSRSVLGRRVLITGAAGGVGRYAVQLAALGGAHVIASVGSAARAEGLAELGAHEVVVGLDGIDRPVDLVLDSVGGAQLVAAWELLAPGGDVRNIGWASGEPAVFAPYSLFSVGPSRTMSTVGDIDAFGPDLATLLEFVAAGKLSPEVDWRGSWERVADAAQALLDRRIAGKAVLDVEPAASD, translated from the coding sequence ATGCGCGCGCTCGTCGTCGATCCCGGCGTACCCGGCTCCCTGCGTCTCGGGACAGCCGCGGAGCCCCGCCCGGCACCCGACCAACTCGTACTCGACGTACGGCACATCTCGCTCAACCGCGGCGAGGTGGCGTTCGCCGGGCAGCGTCCGGCCGGGACCGTCCACGGCTACGACGCCGCCGGTGTCGTCGTACGGGCCGCAACAGACGGCAGCGGCCCGCCAGTCGGCGCCAGGGTCGCCGCCTTCGGCGCCGGGGCGTGGGCGCAGCGGATGGCGGTGGACACCACCGCGGTGGCCGAAGTCCCGGCCCGGGTAGCCCTCTCCGACGCCGCCGCGCTGCCCATGGCCGGCGTCACCGCACTCCGCACGCTGCGCTCCCGCTCCGTCCTGGGCCGACGGGTGCTGATCACCGGCGCGGCCGGCGGGGTCGGCCGTTACGCGGTCCAACTGGCCGCCCTGGGCGGCGCCCATGTGATCGCCTCCGTGGGATCGGCCGCGCGTGCCGAGGGGCTGGCCGAACTCGGCGCCCACGAGGTGGTGGTCGGCCTGGACGGCATCGACCGGCCGGTGGACCTCGTCCTCGACAGCGTCGGGGGCGCTCAGCTCGTCGCGGCCTGGGAACTCCTCGCCCCGGGCGGGGACGTACGGAACATCGGCTGGGCCTCGGGCGAACCGGCGGTCTTCGCGCCCTACTCCCTCTTCTCCGTCGGACCGTCCAGGACGATGAGCACGGTCGGTGACATCGACGCGTTCGGCCCGGACCTGGCAACCCTGCTGGAGTTCGTCGCGGCCGGGAAGCTCTCCCCGGAGGTCGACTGGCGCGGCTCCTGGGAGCGCGTCGCCGATGCCGCCCAGGCGCTGCTGGACCGGCGTATCGCCGGCAAGGCCGTCCTCGACGTGGAGCCGGCGGCGTCCGACTGA
- the iolC gene encoding 5-dehydro-2-deoxygluconokinase, whose translation MTGAAADVREGPAPGAGPRARYDVVTVGRVGVDLYPEQSGVGLAEVRSFAKSLGGTAGNVAVAGARLGLRTAVLTGVGDDPFGGYVRGALRGFGVDDALVATVPDAQTPVVFCELFPPDDFPIYFYRRPVAPDQCLAPERLDTEAVRDARALWITGSALAVEPTRSTVFAALAAREGGEVWFDLDWRPMLWPDPAEAPALYARALAYTTVAVGNRAEAEVAVGACGPEDAVGRLLRSGVGTAVVKLGPAGVLGADAHGLVRVPPVPVKTANGLGAGDAFGGALCAGLLAGEPLARVLRAANAAGAIVASRLACADAMPTRAEIDALLATGEVPPSPERALLPRSGFPLHPPHRGPLDLTAVQPADGWPPCPDPAGPPTPAGPPTPAGPPAPSGPPAPSGPRRERSQLPPRAGEEAS comes from the coding sequence GTGACGGGCGCCGCGGCGGACGTCCGGGAGGGGCCGGCGCCGGGTGCCGGGCCCCGGGCCCGGTACGACGTGGTGACCGTCGGCCGGGTGGGCGTGGACCTGTATCCGGAGCAGAGCGGCGTGGGGTTGGCGGAGGTCCGCTCGTTCGCCAAGTCGCTGGGCGGCACGGCCGGCAACGTGGCGGTGGCCGGGGCCCGGCTGGGGCTGCGGACGGCCGTGCTGACGGGGGTCGGCGACGACCCGTTCGGCGGCTACGTGCGCGGCGCCCTGCGCGGCTTCGGGGTGGACGACGCGCTGGTGGCCACGGTGCCGGACGCCCAGACGCCGGTGGTGTTCTGCGAGCTCTTCCCGCCGGACGACTTCCCGATCTACTTCTACCGGCGGCCGGTCGCCCCCGACCAGTGCCTCGCCCCGGAGCGGCTGGACACCGAGGCCGTCCGGGACGCGCGGGCGCTGTGGATCACGGGTTCCGCGCTGGCGGTGGAGCCGACCCGGTCGACGGTGTTCGCCGCGCTGGCGGCGCGGGAGGGCGGCGAGGTGTGGTTCGACCTGGACTGGCGCCCCATGCTGTGGCCCGACCCGGCGGAGGCGCCCGCGCTGTACGCCCGCGCCCTGGCGTACACCACCGTGGCGGTGGGCAACCGGGCCGAGGCGGAGGTGGCGGTGGGCGCGTGCGGCCCGGAGGACGCGGTCGGGCGGCTGCTGCGGAGCGGGGTCGGCACGGCCGTGGTGAAGCTGGGGCCGGCCGGGGTGCTGGGCGCCGACGCGCACGGGCTGGTGCGGGTGCCGCCGGTGCCGGTGAAGACCGCCAACGGGCTCGGCGCGGGTGACGCGTTCGGCGGCGCGCTGTGCGCGGGCCTGCTCGCGGGCGAGCCGCTGGCCCGGGTGCTGCGGGCGGCGAACGCGGCGGGCGCGATCGTGGCGTCCCGGCTGGCCTGCGCGGACGCGATGCCGACCCGCGCGGAGATCGACGCGCTGCTGGCGACGGGCGAGGTCCCGCCCTCCCCGGAACGGGCCCTGCTGCCGCGGAGCGGCTTCCCTCTGCACCCGCCGCACCGCGGCCCGTTGGACCTCACCGCGGTCCAACCCGCCGACGGGTGGCCCCCTTGCCCCGACCCCGCCGGACCGCCGACCCCCGCCGGACCGCCGACCCCCGCCGGACCGCCGGCCCCTTCCGGACCGCCGGCCCCTTCCGGACCGCGGCGGGAGCGGTCCCAACTCCCGCCTCGCGCGGGCGAGGAGGCGTCGTGA
- a CDS encoding WhiB family transcriptional regulator, producing the protein MTTDWRNRAACRDEDPELFFPVGATGPALVQIEKAKTVCHRCPVMGQCRDWALETGQDSGVWGGLSEAERRAWKRRTSRNRSRNA; encoded by the coding sequence ATGACCACCGACTGGCGCAACCGTGCCGCCTGCCGCGACGAGGACCCGGAGCTGTTCTTCCCCGTCGGCGCCACCGGCCCCGCCCTCGTGCAGATCGAGAAGGCCAAGACCGTGTGCCACCGCTGCCCCGTGATGGGGCAGTGCCGCGACTGGGCCTTGGAGACCGGCCAGGACTCGGGCGTCTGGGGCGGCCTGAGCGAGGCCGAGCGCCGCGCGTGGAAGCGCCGCACCAGCCGCAACCGCAGCCGCAACGCGTAG
- a CDS encoding TIM barrel protein encodes MKRGRIAAAPISWGVCEVPGWGHQLDPRRVLDEMAGLGVTASEFGPDGFLPGPLLAERGITAVGGFVPVVLHEEAYDPLPRVRAALGRFAAAGAGTLVLAAATGADGYDERPELPPEAWRTLLRRLDEVAGAAAAEGVTAALHPHVGTLVEGPDEVARVLDGSGVGLCLDTGHVLVGGGDPVALARKAADRVAHVHLKDVDTARAEKVAAGSATYSAAVAAGLYRPLGSGGLDLDGLVEALEAAGYQGWYVMEQDTVLDREPPPGGGPVADVAASLRWLDAV; translated from the coding sequence ATGAAGCGGGGGCGGATCGCGGCGGCGCCGATCTCCTGGGGCGTGTGCGAGGTACCGGGTTGGGGCCACCAGTTGGACCCGCGGCGGGTGCTCGACGAGATGGCGGGCCTCGGCGTGACGGCGAGCGAGTTCGGCCCGGACGGCTTCCTGCCCGGCCCGCTGCTGGCCGAGCGCGGGATCACCGCGGTCGGCGGGTTCGTACCCGTGGTGCTGCACGAGGAGGCGTACGACCCGCTGCCGCGGGTGCGGGCTGCGCTGGGGCGCTTCGCCGCGGCCGGCGCGGGCACCCTGGTGCTGGCCGCGGCCACGGGCGCGGACGGGTACGACGAACGGCCGGAGCTGCCCCCCGAGGCGTGGCGGACCCTGCTGCGCCGCCTGGACGAGGTGGCCGGGGCGGCTGCCGCCGAGGGCGTCACCGCGGCCCTGCACCCGCACGTGGGCACGCTGGTGGAGGGGCCCGATGAGGTCGCCCGGGTGCTCGACGGCAGCGGCGTCGGACTGTGCCTGGACACCGGGCACGTGCTGGTCGGCGGAGGCGACCCGGTGGCGCTGGCCCGCAAGGCGGCCGACCGGGTCGCGCACGTGCACCTCAAGGACGTGGACACCGCCCGTGCCGAGAAGGTCGCGGCGGGTTCGGCGACGTACTCGGCGGCGGTCGCCGCGGGCCTGTACCGGCCGCTGGGCTCGGGCGGGCTGGACCTGGACGGGCTGGTCGAGGCGCTGGAGGCGGCGGGCTACCAGGGCTGGTACGTCATGGAGCAGGACACCGTGCTGGACCGGGAGCCTCCGCCGGGCGGGGGTCCGGTGGCCGACGTCGCGGCCTCGCTGCGCTGGCTGGACGCGGTGTGA
- a CDS encoding thioredoxin family protein: MTKWSGAVRAARTRRALATQAAVLLLTLAACGGHGSSASASRQPTTAPPTTPASASPAAVAAYDPRRDAAADITAAQRAAKADGHPVLIDFGADWCPDCQVLGRTLARPATAKLLTGYHVVRVDVGEFDHNIAIAERYLDLDTSGIPALVVLDPNGSVKVATDQGQFENARSMPESQVDAFLMKWA, encoded by the coding sequence TTGACGAAGTGGAGTGGGGCGGTCCGTGCCGCCCGGACGCGCCGTGCCCTGGCGACGCAAGCGGCCGTTCTGCTGCTGACGCTGGCCGCGTGCGGCGGCCACGGCTCCTCGGCCTCGGCCTCCCGACAGCCCACGACGGCACCCCCGACCACCCCGGCGAGTGCCTCCCCCGCGGCGGTGGCCGCGTACGACCCGAGACGGGACGCCGCCGCCGACATCACCGCCGCGCAGCGCGCCGCCAAGGCCGACGGCCACCCCGTCCTCATCGACTTCGGCGCTGACTGGTGCCCGGACTGCCAGGTCCTGGGCCGGACCCTCGCTCGCCCCGCCACAGCGAAGCTGCTGACCGGGTACCACGTGGTGCGGGTCGACGTCGGCGAGTTCGACCACAACATCGCCATCGCCGAGCGCTATCTGGACCTCGACACCAGCGGCATCCCCGCCCTCGTCGTCCTGGACCCGAACGGCAGCGTCAAGGTGGCCACCGACCAGGGACAGTTCGAGAACGCGCGCAGCATGCCGGAGTCGCAGGTGGACGCGTTCCTGATGAAGTGGGCCTGA
- a CDS encoding IMP cyclohydrolase, which translates to MDDLGAVLKENPYPGRGVLWCVTGDGTRLGVYFLTGRSPASRSRSLRLDGRGDLVVAAREKGVHDPLRHYVAARQQGDWLVYGNGEQVAVVAGRLAGGEPTRDALDGLDYEPDPPVFTPRITVVAGGPTGGEAWFGAARRSSGKRAATDRMTLRVADADPGEGVLVTTYRSDVRTVETGAPYTEVRTAARDREALLDEVWSSLDPGLRVAAAVFEPGALGKALIRES; encoded by the coding sequence ATGGACGACTTGGGCGCGGTGCTGAAGGAGAACCCGTACCCCGGGCGCGGTGTGCTGTGGTGTGTGACGGGGGATGGGACGCGGCTGGGTGTGTACTTCCTGACCGGCCGGTCGCCGGCGTCGCGCTCCCGTTCGCTCCGGCTCGACGGACGAGGGGACCTGGTGGTCGCCGCCCGGGAGAAGGGCGTCCACGATCCGCTGCGCCACTACGTCGCCGCCCGGCAGCAGGGGGACTGGCTGGTCTACGGCAACGGGGAGCAGGTCGCCGTGGTCGCGGGCCGTCTCGCCGGAGGGGAGCCCACCCGGGACGCGCTGGACGGCCTGGACTACGAGCCGGACCCGCCCGTCTTCACCCCTCGGATCACGGTCGTCGCGGGCGGCCCGACGGGTGGCGAGGCGTGGTTCGGTGCGGCCCGCCGGAGCAGCGGGAAGCGTGCGGCCACCGACCGGATGACCCTGCGGGTGGCCGACGCCGACCCCGGTGAGGGCGTCCTCGTGACCACGTACCGCTCCGACGTCCGTACGGTGGAGACCGGCGCACCGTACACCGAGGTGCGGACGGCGGCCCGGGACCGCGAGGCTCTGCTGGACGAGGTGTGGAGCTCCCTCGACCCCGGACTGCGCGTCGCCGCAGCCGTCTTCGAACCTGGGGCTCTCGGCAAGGCCCTCATCCGGGAGTCCTGA
- a CDS encoding GNAT family N-acetyltransferase, giving the protein MLDGAIVWMNARGNTEQWGTTPYSRKPGGVRRVEQYATEQDAFVAELDGVPVGALVLGSGPSPQMPIPPAAEPERYVRLLITDRRYAGRGIGAALLAHAVEETRRAGLTLLRVDCWAGGGGELVAYYERTGFTRTEPFLSGTWPGQVLARRVG; this is encoded by the coding sequence ATGCTCGACGGCGCGATCGTGTGGATGAACGCGCGCGGGAACACCGAGCAGTGGGGCACGACACCCTATTCGCGGAAACCCGGCGGGGTACGGCGAGTCGAGCAGTACGCCACCGAACAGGACGCCTTCGTAGCGGAGTTGGACGGCGTCCCGGTCGGCGCCCTGGTACTGGGCTCCGGACCCAGCCCGCAGATGCCGATCCCGCCCGCCGCCGAACCCGAACGCTACGTCCGGCTGCTGATCACCGACCGCCGGTACGCCGGCCGGGGCATCGGCGCGGCACTCCTGGCCCACGCGGTGGAGGAGACCCGGCGCGCGGGCCTGACGCTGCTGCGGGTCGACTGCTGGGCGGGCGGCGGGGGCGAACTGGTCGCCTACTACGAGCGCACCGGCTTCACCCGCACGGAGCCCTTCCTCTCCGGGACCTGGCCGGGCCAGGTCCTGGCCCGCCGCGTCGGCTGA
- a CDS encoding phosphotransferase family protein has product MGTGVGAGRSGAGLEDHGWGATRAWVEKGLPDAERVEGVERLRGGWTSEMRRLDVSGPGGQRSLVLRSFVKPFFVRHAEGLLTREAAVLRLLGGTDVSAAELVAVDATARWCDHPSLLMSLLPGSVRLDDEGADRRAELLARQLLAIHRVPVAAEERPRAYQAWTSPERVNLPESTARPEVWQRAVDVIRREPPEYRACFLHRDFHPGNVLFTREGDALRISGVVDWVETSWGPADLDVAHCSTALALLHGVPAGMRFADLYVAAGGTLAEDRAAHLYWRLLDALAFAPDAEKVAGPWREVGRVDLTPELLAGRLEAYVEALLARYA; this is encoded by the coding sequence ATGGGAACGGGCGTGGGGGCCGGGCGCAGCGGTGCGGGTCTTGAGGACCACGGCTGGGGCGCGACGCGCGCGTGGGTGGAGAAAGGACTCCCCGACGCGGAGCGGGTCGAAGGCGTCGAACGGTTGCGTGGCGGCTGGACCTCGGAGATGCGCCGCCTGGACGTCTCCGGTCCGGGCGGCCAACGGTCGCTGGTCCTGCGGTCGTTCGTGAAGCCCTTCTTCGTCCGGCACGCCGAGGGCCTGCTGACCCGCGAGGCCGCCGTTCTGCGGCTGCTCGGCGGTACGGACGTGTCGGCGGCCGAGCTGGTGGCCGTGGACGCGACGGCGCGCTGGTGCGACCACCCCTCCCTGCTGATGTCCCTGCTGCCCGGATCGGTGCGCCTGGACGACGAGGGGGCCGACCGCCGTGCCGAGCTCCTGGCACGCCAACTCCTGGCCATCCACCGGGTGCCGGTAGCAGCGGAGGAACGGCCCCGCGCCTACCAGGCGTGGACCTCTCCCGAGCGGGTGAACCTGCCCGAGAGCACCGCCCGACCCGAGGTGTGGCAGCGGGCGGTGGACGTGATCCGCCGCGAGCCCCCGGAGTACCGGGCCTGCTTCCTGCACCGGGATTTCCATCCGGGCAACGTCCTCTTCACCCGCGAGGGAGACGCCCTGCGGATCAGCGGCGTCGTCGACTGGGTGGAGACCTCCTGGGGGCCGGCCGACCTCGACGTGGCGCACTGCTCGACAGCCCTGGCCCTGCTGCACGGAGTCCCGGCGGGCATGCGCTTCGCCGACCTGTACGTCGCGGCGGGAGGAACGCTGGCAGAGGACCGCGCCGCCCATCTCTACTGGCGGCTGCTCGACGCCCTGGCCTTCGCCCCGGACGCCGAGAAGGTCGCCGGCCCCTGGCGCGAGGTGGGCCGCGTGGATCTGACTCCCGAGCTGCTGGCCGGCCGGCTGGAGGCGTACGTCGAGGCGCTTCTCGCACGCTACGCCTGA
- a CDS encoding DUF397 domain-containing protein has protein sequence MTARHISDASVVFTAWRKSSYSGGDNGSCVEVADLTGETAVRDSKDPCGPALVFGPGAWTAFVGAVKAGRFPA, from the coding sequence ATGACCGCGAGGCACATTTCTGACGCGTCCGTTGTGTTCACCGCGTGGCGGAAGTCCAGCTACAGCGGTGGTGACAACGGCAGTTGTGTAGAGGTGGCGGATCTGACCGGCGAGACGGCAGTGCGGGACAGCAAGGACCCGTGCGGTCCTGCGCTGGTCTTCGGGCCGGGCGCGTGGACGGCCTTCGTGGGTGCGGTGAAGGCCGGACGCTTTCCTGCCTGA
- the iolD gene encoding 3D-(3,5/4)-trihydroxycyclohexane-1,2-dione acylhydrolase (decyclizing) encodes MRLTVAQALVRFLSAQYTERDGGRHRLIAGMWGVFGHGNVAGVGQALLEAGPEAMPFHQGRNEQAMVHAAVGYARTRHRLSAMACTTSIGPGATNLVTGAALATVNRIPVLLLPGDVFATRPADPVLQQLEVAWAGDVSVNDALRPVSRYFDRIWRPEMLGPSLLQAVRVLTDPAETGAVTLALPQDVQAEAYDFPDGLFAERVWPVRRPCPEPSALAEAARLLRSARRPLIVAGGGVRHSEAAAALAGFAAATGIPVAETQAGKGALRWDHPQCLGGVGHTGTAPANAVARQADVVLGIGTRWTDFTTASGSLFAPDTRFVNLNVAAFDGAKQDGLALVGDARAGIEALAEELAGFRAPPCAVSTRAWHALTESVFRGTYRPEPVAGPQEPGPQEPPRSGGLSQGEVVGALDAVLADRDVIVNAAGSLPGDLHKLWRARDPEQYHVEYGFSCMGYEIPAAIGVKLAAPDREVFALVGDGTYLMLPTEVVTAVQEGVAITVVIVQNHGYASIGGLSEQVGAERFGTAYRFRAEDGTFTGEPLPVDLAANAASLGLEVHRARTAGELRAALTAARDSPRPAAVYVETDPSRPAPPPEAWWNVPVAETATRPAARSARTAYDRAAHDRTGLDRP; translated from the coding sequence ATGAGGCTCACCGTCGCACAGGCGCTGGTCCGCTTCCTCTCCGCGCAGTACACGGAGCGGGACGGCGGGCGGCACCGGCTGATCGCGGGCATGTGGGGGGTGTTCGGGCACGGCAACGTCGCCGGGGTCGGCCAGGCGCTGCTGGAGGCAGGGCCGGAGGCGATGCCGTTCCACCAGGGGCGCAACGAGCAGGCGATGGTGCACGCGGCCGTCGGCTACGCCCGGACCCGCCACCGGCTGTCCGCGATGGCGTGCACCACCTCGATCGGGCCCGGCGCCACCAACCTGGTGACGGGCGCGGCGCTGGCCACCGTCAACCGGATTCCGGTCCTGCTGCTGCCCGGCGACGTGTTCGCCACCCGGCCCGCCGACCCCGTGCTGCAGCAGCTCGAAGTGGCGTGGGCGGGCGACGTGTCGGTGAACGACGCGCTGCGGCCGGTGTCGCGGTACTTCGACCGGATCTGGCGGCCGGAGATGCTGGGCCCCTCGCTCCTCCAGGCGGTCCGGGTGCTCACCGACCCGGCGGAGACCGGCGCGGTGACGCTGGCGTTGCCGCAGGACGTTCAGGCGGAGGCGTACGACTTCCCCGACGGGCTGTTCGCCGAACGGGTGTGGCCGGTGCGGCGGCCGTGCCCGGAGCCGTCGGCGCTGGCGGAGGCGGCACGGCTGCTGCGGTCGGCGCGCCGGCCGCTGATCGTGGCGGGCGGCGGGGTGCGGCACTCGGAGGCCGCGGCGGCGCTGGCCGGGTTCGCGGCGGCGACCGGCATCCCGGTGGCGGAGACGCAGGCCGGGAAGGGCGCGCTGCGCTGGGACCACCCGCAGTGCCTCGGCGGCGTCGGGCACACCGGCACCGCCCCGGCGAACGCGGTGGCCCGGCAGGCGGACGTGGTGCTCGGCATCGGCACCCGCTGGACGGACTTCACCACCGCCTCGGGCTCCCTCTTCGCCCCGGACACGCGCTTCGTCAACCTGAACGTCGCGGCGTTCGACGGTGCCAAGCAGGACGGCCTGGCCCTGGTCGGCGACGCGCGGGCGGGTATCGAGGCGCTGGCGGAGGAGCTGGCCGGCTTCCGGGCGCCGCCGTGCGCGGTGTCGACGCGAGCCTGGCACGCGCTGACCGAGTCCGTCTTCCGCGGCACCTACCGGCCCGAGCCGGTCGCCGGACCCCAGGAGCCCGGACCCCAAGAGCCTCCCCGGAGCGGCGGGTTGTCGCAGGGCGAGGTGGTCGGCGCGCTCGACGCCGTCCTCGCCGACCGGGACGTGATCGTCAACGCGGCCGGGTCGCTCCCGGGCGACCTGCACAAGCTGTGGCGGGCACGCGACCCGGAGCAGTACCACGTGGAGTACGGCTTCTCCTGCATGGGCTACGAGATCCCGGCCGCGATCGGGGTGAAGCTGGCGGCCCCGGACCGTGAGGTGTTCGCGCTGGTGGGCGACGGCACGTACCTGATGCTGCCGACGGAGGTGGTCACCGCCGTCCAGGAGGGCGTGGCCATCACCGTGGTGATCGTCCAGAACCACGGATACGCCTCCATCGGCGGGCTGTCGGAGCAGGTGGGCGCCGAACGCTTCGGTACCGCCTACCGGTTCAGGGCGGAGGACGGCACGTTCACCGGCGAGCCGCTGCCGGTCGACCTCGCGGCGAACGCGGCCAGCCTGGGCCTTGAGGTCCATCGGGCCCGCACCGCCGGGGAGTTGCGGGCGGCCCTCACGGCTGCCCGCGACTCTCCCCGGCCCGCGGCGGTCTACGTGGAGACCGATCCGTCCCGGCCCGCACCGCCGCCGGAGGCGTGGTGGAACGTCCCCGTCGCCGAGACGGCCACCCGCCCGGCCGCGCGGTCGGCCCGCACCGCGTACGACCGGGCGGCGCACGACCGGACCGGCCTTGACCGGCCATGA
- a CDS encoding DUF397 domain-containing protein, with product MTARHISDASVVFTAWRKSSYSGGDNGDCVEVADLPGVTAVRDSKDPCGPALLFGAGAWAEFVGAVKAGRFPA from the coding sequence ATGACCGCGAGGCACATTTCTGACGCGTCCGTTGTGTTCACCGCGTGGCGGAAGTCCAGCTACAGCGGTGGTGACAATGGCGACTGTGTAGAGGTGGCGGACCTGCCCGGGGTGACGGCGGTGCGGGACAGCAAGGACCCGTGCGGTCCTGCGCTGCTCTTCGGGGCGGGCGCGTGGGCGGAGTTCGTGGGCGCGGTGAAGGCCGGACGCTTTCCTGCCTGA
- the iolB gene encoding 5-deoxy-glucuronate isomerase yields MTVDTPGPHLPAGSTAREGYDLWVDPAGAGWTYSSLRVLTLPPGGRREFATEGSEWIVLPLSGGCEVTVDGLVFTLHGRPDVFSAVTDFAYLPRDAEAVLTSSRGGRFALAGARCSRRLPARHGPAAGVPVELRGAGRAARQVNNFAAADVFACDRLIAVEVLTPGGNWSSYPPHKHDEAGPHESRLEEVYYYELRGGPAALGYQRVYPSAPGGTDLLAEVRTGDAVLIPDGWHGPSMAAPGYDMYYLNVMAGPDPERAWRISDDPAHAWVRGTWREAGADPRLPLYQAPDGPARDAGRVEDDEV; encoded by the coding sequence GTGACGGTGGACACGCCCGGCCCGCACCTGCCGGCAGGCAGCACCGCGCGGGAAGGCTACGACCTGTGGGTGGACCCGGCGGGCGCCGGGTGGACGTACTCCTCGCTGCGGGTGCTGACGCTGCCGCCGGGCGGGCGGCGGGAGTTCGCGACGGAGGGCAGCGAGTGGATCGTGCTGCCGCTCAGCGGCGGCTGCGAGGTCACCGTCGACGGACTGGTGTTCACGCTGCACGGACGTCCGGACGTGTTCAGCGCGGTGACCGACTTCGCCTATCTGCCGCGGGACGCCGAGGCCGTGCTGACCAGCTCCCGCGGCGGCAGGTTCGCCCTGGCCGGGGCGCGCTGCTCGCGGCGGCTGCCGGCCCGCCACGGCCCGGCCGCCGGCGTCCCCGTGGAGCTGCGCGGTGCCGGCCGGGCCGCCCGCCAGGTCAACAACTTCGCCGCGGCGGACGTGTTCGCGTGCGACCGGCTGATCGCGGTGGAGGTGCTGACCCCGGGCGGCAACTGGTCCTCGTACCCGCCGCACAAGCACGACGAGGCGGGCCCGCACGAGTCGCGCCTTGAGGAGGTCTACTACTACGAGTTGCGCGGCGGACCGGCCGCGCTCGGCTACCAGCGGGTGTACCCGTCGGCCCCCGGCGGCACCGACCTGCTCGCCGAAGTGCGCACCGGGGACGCCGTGTTGATCCCCGACGGCTGGCACGGCCCGAGCATGGCCGCGCCCGGGTACGACATGTACTACCTGAACGTGATGGCGGGCCCGGACCCCGAGCGGGCCTGGCGGATCAGCGACGACCCGGCGCACGCCTGGGTGCGCGGCACCTGGCGGGAGGCCGGCGCCGACCCGCGCCTGCCGCTGTACCAGGCCCCGGACGGCCCGGCGCGGGACGCCGGGCGGGTGGAGGACGACGAGGTATGA